From a single Planococcus shenhongbingii genomic region:
- a CDS encoding DUF4097 family beta strand repeat-containing protein has translation MQSEKERILDMVEKGTITAREAVELLRAIDGGGEREQSSRDYGRNDYREKRGRRGLFRPEDMVKKFSKDFSRDFSKDFSKNLSKDFNQLSDRMMQFMQSSVGKLKTMEFDSPFGDAIQFSHTFKQENIDVNNIITDIANGQLEIFPSQDDTIRAECSVKAYRAESEEQAKEDFLDKFVFIADDQKLRIISDMKTTQVNVVLYVPAKKYTHIAARLFNGGFSMKRIDAALIKVKTANGKIELKNVDFDDAELETANGAIQVQDVQGKVMETETLNGRIYIDGDIQTTEAKSLNGNVVVTSRCKEARKVEAKTLAGNVEIYIPSHLPLRGEVSSNLGKMDVLLSDVEHTHEQGQFMQKSIRFSKESGEAVAAPLLVYGETKTGSVLVRYLTVE, from the coding sequence ATGCAAAGTGAAAAAGAACGCATATTGGATATGGTGGAAAAAGGCACCATTACGGCAAGAGAAGCAGTAGAGCTATTGAGAGCAATAGACGGCGGTGGAGAACGGGAACAGTCCTCGCGTGATTACGGCCGCAATGATTATCGGGAAAAGCGCGGCAGACGGGGCTTGTTCCGTCCGGAAGACATGGTGAAAAAATTCTCTAAAGATTTTTCGCGTGATTTCTCGAAAGATTTCTCGAAAAACCTTTCCAAAGACTTTAACCAATTGAGCGACCGCATGATGCAGTTTATGCAAAGTTCAGTCGGGAAATTGAAAACGATGGAATTCGATTCTCCATTCGGGGATGCGATACAGTTCAGCCATACCTTTAAACAGGAAAATATTGATGTCAACAATATCATCACCGATATTGCGAATGGCCAGCTGGAAATCTTCCCGTCGCAAGATGATACAATCCGTGCTGAGTGCAGCGTAAAAGCTTATCGGGCAGAATCGGAAGAGCAGGCAAAAGAAGATTTTCTTGATAAATTTGTTTTCATTGCAGATGATCAGAAACTCCGCATCATCAGTGATATGAAAACAACGCAAGTAAATGTGGTGCTGTATGTACCAGCCAAAAAGTATACCCACATTGCTGCCCGTTTATTCAACGGTGGTTTTTCAATGAAGCGCATCGATGCAGCTTTGATTAAAGTGAAAACTGCAAACGGCAAAATCGAATTGAAAAATGTCGATTTTGATGATGCTGAACTAGAAACAGCAAATGGTGCAATCCAAGTGCAGGATGTCCAAGGGAAAGTAATGGAGACAGAAACTTTGAACGGCCGCATTTATATTGATGGTGACATCCAGACAACAGAAGCAAAATCGTTGAATGGCAATGTCGTAGTGACATCGAGATGCAAAGAAGCCCGCAAAGTGGAAGCGAAAACACTGGCAGGAAATGTAGAAATTTATATTCCTTCCCACTTGCCTTTAAGAGGGGAAGTTTCTTCCAACCTTGGCAAAATGGATGTCTTGCTTTCAGATGTTGAACATACCCATGAACAAGGACAATTTATGCAAAAGTCCATCCGTTTTTCAAAAGAAAGCGGAGAAGCTGTGGCAGCGCCTCTTTTGGTCTATGGAGAAACCAAAACCGGTTCTGTACTTGTGCGTTATTTGACAGTAGAATAA
- a CDS encoding M20/M25/M40 family metallo-hydrolase yields the protein MAETTISTRITEVFDQLKEDEAVKKGLSFIEQDHHQTIADQIALTEIPAPPFKEQQRAENFMHRLQALGLEEVQMDAEGNVFGMRRGSGDGPKIFVSAHLDTVFPEGTDTTVHQKDGILYAPGIGDDTRGLAELLAVVRAMKEAGIKTSGDLLFGGTVGEEGAGDLRGVKAFFAARSDIDAFVSIDGEGFNHITYLATGSFRYTITYKGPGGHSFGAFGTPSATHALGRAIAAIADLETPSRPKTTFSVGQVSGGTSVNAIAQEASMAVDLRSNDEQELGTLESRFLEIVQKAAEDENRRWGDDRLKVEVARFGNRAPASQSPEAPIVQIACAAVKSIGGQPRLGEPSSTDSNYPMSLGIPSITIGLGGDFGGAHTLEEWHNPKNGHLGIQKSFMAILGMAGVKDICESLLIE from the coding sequence GTGGCAGAAACGACCATTTCAACCCGGATAACAGAAGTTTTTGATCAGTTGAAAGAAGATGAAGCGGTAAAAAAGGGGTTATCGTTCATTGAGCAAGATCACCATCAAACCATTGCAGACCAGATTGCCTTAACGGAAATTCCAGCACCGCCTTTTAAAGAACAGCAGCGGGCTGAAAACTTTATGCACCGGCTGCAGGCGCTTGGACTTGAAGAAGTTCAAATGGATGCAGAAGGCAATGTTTTTGGAATGCGCAGAGGAAGTGGAGATGGACCAAAGATTTTTGTTTCAGCCCATCTGGATACGGTGTTTCCGGAAGGCACGGATACAACTGTGCACCAGAAAGACGGCATTCTTTACGCACCGGGAATTGGCGACGATACACGGGGACTGGCAGAATTGCTGGCGGTCGTGCGGGCGATGAAGGAAGCAGGGATAAAAACCAGCGGAGATCTCCTATTCGGTGGAACTGTCGGCGAAGAGGGAGCCGGGGACTTGCGAGGAGTCAAAGCGTTTTTTGCTGCGCGTTCTGACATTGATGCTTTTGTATCGATAGACGGTGAAGGATTCAACCATATCACTTACCTTGCAACAGGAAGTTTTCGCTATACCATTACATATAAAGGTCCGGGCGGCCATAGCTTTGGGGCATTCGGGACACCAAGTGCGACGCATGCGCTTGGCCGGGCGATTGCAGCAATTGCGGATCTTGAGACGCCTTCCCGGCCGAAAACGACGTTTTCAGTTGGCCAAGTATCAGGAGGCACTTCGGTTAACGCGATTGCCCAAGAAGCAAGCATGGCTGTTGATTTGCGATCCAATGATGAACAAGAACTCGGAACACTGGAAAGCCGCTTTTTGGAAATTGTCCAAAAAGCGGCTGAAGATGAAAACCGCCGCTGGGGCGATGACCGCTTAAAAGTGGAAGTGGCCCGGTTCGGCAACCGGGCACCGGCCAGCCAATCGCCAGAAGCGCCAATTGTCCAAATTGCCTGTGCCGCCGTCAAATCGATCGGTGGGCAGCCGAGGCTGGGAGAACCGAGCAGTACAGATTCAAATTATCCGATGAGCCTGGGGATTCCTTCGATTACGATTGGGCTCGGCGGTGACTTTGGCGGGGCCCATACACTGGAAGAATGGCACAATCCTAAAAACGGCCATTTGGGCATCCAAAAAAGTTTTATGGCGATTTTAGGGATGGCCGGAGTAAAAGATATTTGCGAGTCTTTATTAATAGAATAG
- a CDS encoding DUF1801 domain-containing protein, translated as MYEAKMKETDSDVIRFIEETVANPKKKQDAYRLLEIFQETSGYPPKMWGPSIIGFGSYHYVYASGHSGDAPLVGFSPRKAKISLYIASGDPDYEQRLAKLGKHTSGKSCVYINKLEDIDTAVLKELIVQSMDFTQKLYAEYN; from the coding sequence ATGTATGAAGCAAAGATGAAAGAAACAGATTCAGATGTCATCCGATTCATCGAAGAGACGGTGGCAAATCCAAAGAAAAAACAAGATGCTTACCGGTTGCTTGAGATTTTTCAAGAAACCAGCGGATACCCGCCGAAAATGTGGGGGCCGAGCATCATCGGATTCGGGTCGTATCATTATGTTTACGCTTCCGGCCATTCAGGCGATGCACCGCTTGTTGGCTTTTCTCCACGGAAAGCGAAAATCAGTTTGTATATTGCATCTGGTGATCCGGACTATGAACAGCGGCTTGCTAAACTGGGCAAACATACCAGCGGAAAATCCTGCGTCTACATCAACAAACTTGAAGACATTGATACCGCAGTCTTAAAAGAATTGATTGTCCAATCCATGGATTTTACTCAAAAACTATATGCAGAATACAATTGA
- a CDS encoding GTP-binding protein: MNKTIGILAHVDAGKTTFSEQLLYHAKSIRQRGRVDHQDAFLDSHEIEKNRGITIFADQAMFSYNDSTYYLIDTPGHVDFSAEMERAIQVLDIAIIIVSAVDGVEGHTETVWQLLKKYRVPTFFFINKTDREGAEVNRVLTEIRSSLTPDVFDVTASFHNGEMDDELIEFLAERNETLLEYYLNSGYDPELWLQTLRTMIRNQQFFAAAGGSALKDTGVIEFFDQIDQLTATAYSDEEEFAAQVYKIRHEANGNRLTFIKVLSGCLRVRDEVAYGAAENRLQEKATQLRTYNGHKFQPVEQARAGELVAVAGLSETRIGDGLGKLAARASFGMVPALKSKVLVDPAANIKEVLKGFMLLNAEDPSLRVIWDEHFQEIHIHVMGVIQLEILEQIVKERFGFQVSFGDPEILYKETIEQPVMGYGHFEPLRHYAEVHLKVEPAPRGSGITLANICHADALSIGNQNLVLHHLNERDHHGLLTGSALTDVKITLLTGRGHNQHTAGGDFREAAYRALRQGLEKAHNRLLEPVYHFKIKVEMDHMGKVLSDIQQSHGSFNAPELLDGKAFIEGRVPVVTFMNYSTEFASFTHGKGALTLLPGGYDFCHNEEEIIAKQGYNKDADPEYTSTSIFCAKGQGYKVPWDEAEAAMHCL; the protein is encoded by the coding sequence ATGAACAAAACAATTGGCATTCTTGCACATGTTGATGCAGGAAAAACGACGTTTTCTGAACAATTGCTGTATCATGCCAAAAGCATTCGGCAGCGCGGGCGTGTTGACCATCAAGACGCTTTTCTCGATAGCCATGAAATTGAAAAAAACAGAGGCATCACCATTTTTGCGGATCAAGCGATGTTTTCCTACAACGATTCTACTTATTACTTGATCGACACACCGGGACATGTCGATTTCTCAGCAGAAATGGAACGCGCCATTCAGGTTTTGGATATTGCCATCATCATCGTCAGTGCCGTTGATGGCGTTGAAGGACATACGGAAACTGTTTGGCAGCTCCTGAAGAAATACCGGGTACCGACTTTCTTCTTTATCAATAAAACCGATCGGGAAGGCGCAGAGGTGAATCGGGTTTTAACAGAGATCCGCAGCAGCCTTACGCCGGATGTTTTTGATGTGACTGCTTCTTTTCATAACGGTGAAATGGACGATGAACTGATTGAGTTTCTGGCTGAACGCAATGAAACGCTTCTCGAATACTATCTAAATTCCGGGTATGATCCCGAGCTTTGGCTGCAAACTTTAAGGACCATGATCCGGAATCAGCAGTTTTTCGCTGCTGCCGGCGGTTCAGCATTGAAAGATACTGGAGTTATTGAGTTCTTCGATCAAATTGACCAACTGACGGCAACTGCGTATTCAGATGAAGAAGAATTTGCTGCTCAAGTGTATAAAATCCGCCATGAAGCGAACGGAAACCGCCTTACTTTTATCAAAGTGCTGAGTGGCTGTCTGCGGGTACGGGACGAAGTCGCTTATGGGGCTGCCGAAAACCGGCTTCAGGAAAAAGCGACTCAGCTCCGCACATACAACGGCCATAAATTCCAACCGGTAGAGCAAGCGAGAGCCGGCGAACTGGTCGCTGTTGCCGGACTTTCAGAAACTCGCATCGGAGACGGTTTGGGGAAATTGGCTGCGCGGGCATCTTTTGGCATGGTGCCGGCATTAAAATCAAAAGTATTAGTTGATCCTGCCGCCAATATCAAGGAAGTATTGAAAGGCTTTATGCTGCTCAATGCTGAAGATCCTTCACTGCGTGTAATATGGGATGAGCATTTCCAGGAGATCCATATCCATGTCATGGGCGTGATCCAGCTTGAAATCCTTGAGCAAATCGTCAAAGAGCGGTTCGGCTTTCAAGTTTCATTCGGAGATCCTGAAATTCTTTATAAGGAAACAATTGAGCAGCCAGTTATGGGCTACGGCCATTTTGAACCGCTCCGCCATTATGCAGAAGTCCATCTCAAGGTTGAACCGGCACCTCGCGGAAGCGGCATTACATTGGCCAACATTTGCCATGCCGATGCTTTATCTATCGGCAACCAGAACTTAGTGCTCCATCATTTAAATGAACGGGACCATCATGGTCTGCTCACCGGCTCAGCATTAACTGATGTCAAAATCACTTTATTGACCGGCCGTGGCCATAACCAGCATACTGCCGGCGGCGATTTCCGCGAAGCCGCTTACCGGGCACTTCGCCAAGGACTTGAAAAAGCCCATAACCGCTTGCTGGAACCTGTCTATCATTTCAAGATCAAAGTGGAAATGGACCATATGGGGAAAGTTTTATCTGATATCCAGCAATCCCATGGCAGTTTTAATGCCCCTGAATTATTAGACGGCAAAGCTTTTATCGAAGGGAGGGTGCCAGTTGTCACTTTTATGAACTACAGCACTGAATTCGCTTCTTTCACCCACGGAAAAGGGGCGCTTACGCTGCTGCCCGGCGGCTATGATTTTTGCCATAACGAAGAAGAAATTATCGCAAAACAAGGTTACAATAAAGATGCGGACCCGGAATACACATCAACCTCTATCTTTTGTGCCAAAGGACAAGGCTATAAAGTTCCTTGGGACGAAGCAGAAGCCGCTATGCACTGCCTTTAA
- a CDS encoding N-acetylmuramoyl-L-alanine amidase family protein, with the protein MKIMIDAGHGPNTPGKRSPDGRLREFHFNAAVADEVKKRLILDGHSVFFSHQPDQDVPLHERTALANRLKADLFVSIHANAFGSVFNDTQGIETFIYTKSSADSIKFAGSIQQALILSTHRKNRSVKKADFAVLRDTGMPAVLIECGFMTNREETELLKLDAYRKRCASAIAFGIGCAI; encoded by the coding sequence ATGAAAATAATGATAGATGCAGGCCATGGGCCTAATACTCCGGGCAAGCGCTCCCCCGACGGACGCCTCCGGGAATTCCACTTTAATGCGGCAGTCGCAGATGAAGTCAAGAAGCGGCTCATATTAGACGGCCATTCCGTCTTTTTCAGCCATCAACCCGATCAGGACGTTCCTCTCCATGAACGAACGGCGCTTGCTAACCGGTTAAAAGCAGATTTATTCGTCTCCATTCACGCAAACGCTTTTGGCTCTGTTTTTAATGACACCCAAGGAATTGAAACGTTCATCTATACCAAATCAAGTGCAGATAGTATAAAATTTGCCGGTTCGATTCAACAGGCATTGATTTTGTCAACGCACCGGAAAAATCGCAGCGTCAAAAAAGCCGATTTTGCTGTACTCCGTGATACCGGAATGCCGGCTGTTCTAATCGAATGCGGCTTTATGACAAACCGTGAAGAAACCGAATTATTAAAACTGGATGCTTACCGGAAACGCTGTGCCAGCGCTATCGCATTTGGCATCGGTTGTGCCATTTAA
- the hprK gene encoding HPr(Ser) kinase/phosphatase, protein MGQVTVKQVMDTFDLKLISGEDGLGRHIPISDISRPGLEMAGYFTHYPANRIQMLGKTELSFFALLEERERTERMLKLCTDDTPAIIVAHEMEVPPELVDASNLKHVPVFRTKMPTTRFSSLLTNYLESQLAPTTAVHGVLVDIYGVGVLITGKSGVGKSETALELVKKGHRLVADDCVEIHQEGENTLVGHPPKLIEHLLEIRGVGIIDIMTLFGASAVRTFKRISLVIDLELWDQDKTYDRLGLEEEKMRIIDTDLTKLTIPVRPGRNLAVIIEVAAMNYRLKRMGVNAAEEFSKRLDEVIAQDTN, encoded by the coding sequence ATGGGACAGGTAACAGTAAAACAGGTAATGGACACTTTTGATCTGAAATTAATCAGCGGCGAGGACGGACTGGGACGGCATATTCCAATCAGTGATATTTCGCGGCCTGGACTTGAGATGGCAGGATATTTCACACATTATCCAGCGAACCGGATTCAAATGCTTGGCAAAACGGAGCTGTCTTTTTTTGCGCTGTTGGAAGAAAGGGAGCGGACAGAGCGGATGTTGAAACTCTGCACCGACGACACACCGGCTATTATTGTAGCCCATGAAATGGAAGTACCGCCGGAGCTAGTGGATGCATCGAACCTAAAGCACGTGCCAGTATTCCGCACGAAAATGCCGACCACCCGTTTCTCCAGTTTGCTGACAAATTATTTAGAAAGCCAGCTGGCGCCTACGACTGCGGTCCATGGAGTGTTGGTTGATATTTATGGAGTCGGTGTTTTGATTACGGGCAAGAGCGGCGTGGGGAAAAGTGAAACTGCGCTCGAGCTTGTGAAAAAAGGGCATCGCCTCGTTGCGGATGACTGCGTAGAAATTCATCAGGAAGGCGAGAATACGTTAGTCGGCCATCCTCCGAAACTGATAGAGCATCTGCTTGAAATCAGAGGGGTTGGCATCATCGATATCATGACATTATTTGGTGCAAGTGCTGTCCGGACATTCAAACGCATTTCACTGGTCATTGATCTGGAATTATGGGATCAGGACAAAACGTATGATCGCCTTGGCTTGGAAGAAGAGAAGATGCGGATCATCGATACGGATTTAACGAAGCTGACAATTCCTGTTCGCCCAGGGCGAAACTTAGCCGTTATCATAGAAGTAGCTGCCATGAATTATCGCTTGAAACGCATGGGCGTCAATGCAGCAGAAGAGTTTTCAAAACGGCTGGATGAAGTTATTGCTCAAGATACAAACTAA
- the lgt gene encoding prolipoprotein diacylglyceryl transferase — MYSILAAIDPIAFSLGPIDVRWYGVIIATGIIIAFLVGQREMVKRGLHPDFLTDLLIWAVPLAIVGARIYYVIFQWDHYKDNPGEIIAIWNGGIAIHGALIASVIVAYIFTKRRNTSFLKVADILAPSILIGQAIGRWGNFINQEAHGGEVSRAFLENLFIPDWIINQMYIDGAYYHPTFLYESLWSFVGIIILLLLRRVNLVRGEMFFFYVIWYSVGRFFIEGMRTDSLYVIGELRAAQLVSVIAIIISVVFVVYRRVKLKNPPHYLDK, encoded by the coding sequence ATGTATTCGATTTTAGCTGCAATAGATCCGATCGCTTTCTCGCTCGGGCCAATCGATGTCCGCTGGTATGGCGTCATTATTGCTACCGGCATCATCATCGCATTTTTGGTTGGCCAGCGTGAAATGGTCAAACGGGGCCTTCATCCCGATTTCCTGACGGATCTGCTGATTTGGGCGGTGCCGCTGGCTATTGTGGGGGCCCGCATTTATTATGTGATTTTCCAATGGGATCATTATAAAGACAATCCTGGAGAAATCATTGCCATTTGGAATGGCGGAATTGCCATTCACGGAGCGCTTATCGCTTCAGTAATTGTGGCGTATATTTTTACCAAGCGCCGCAATACGTCATTCCTGAAAGTGGCGGATATTCTTGCTCCCAGCATTTTAATCGGCCAGGCCATTGGCCGCTGGGGGAATTTTATCAACCAGGAAGCGCATGGCGGGGAAGTAAGCCGTGCATTTTTGGAAAATCTATTCATTCCCGATTGGATCATCAATCAAATGTACATAGATGGAGCTTATTATCACCCGACGTTTTTATATGAGTCGTTATGGAGTTTTGTCGGCATCATTATTTTGCTGCTGCTGCGCCGGGTTAATCTGGTGCGCGGCGAAATGTTCTTTTTCTACGTCATCTGGTATTCTGTCGGCCGCTTCTTTATAGAAGGGATGCGGACGGACAGCCTCTATGTGATTGGGGAACTGCGAGCTGCCCAATTGGTATCCGTAATAGCCATCATCATTTCAGTTGTTTTCGTTGTTTACCGCCGAGTGAAACTAAAAAATCCACCGCATTACTTGGATAAGTAG
- a CDS encoding nucleoside recognition domain-containing protein has product MSTLKNGLKAGLHTTWTLGKIIFPITLLVTMLQYTPVLPFIIDLVAPIMGIFGLSGDAAIPLVLGNALNLYAGIGGILSLELTVKEVFILAVMLSFSHNIFIETGVALKVGVKLWVVLVVRFGLAALSGIIINLVWKGGGETAKYGFAPEVAAAPESWMGVFLLGLEKASFGILQLAIIVIPLMLMIQILKDKGFLQRISNSMGPLTRLLGIQKNASLTLASGLVFGLAMGAGVMIQAVQEDGVSKKDATLAFIFLVACHAIVEDTLIFVPLGIPIWPLFIIRLVTALVLTIFVSYVWRKTEENRKEVLSS; this is encoded by the coding sequence ATGTCTACGTTGAAAAATGGATTGAAAGCGGGTCTACATACGACTTGGACATTGGGGAAAATCATTTTCCCAATTACGTTATTGGTGACGATGCTCCAATATACACCGGTCTTGCCATTCATCATCGATTTAGTTGCTCCGATTATGGGGATCTTTGGGCTTAGCGGAGATGCTGCCATTCCCTTGGTTCTTGGTAATGCATTAAACTTGTATGCCGGAATCGGAGGGATTCTGTCTCTGGAGCTGACCGTAAAAGAAGTGTTTATCCTGGCGGTCATGCTTTCTTTCTCCCATAATATTTTTATCGAAACCGGTGTTGCGTTAAAAGTTGGAGTTAAGCTATGGGTGGTCCTGGTTGTCCGATTCGGATTGGCCGCTTTATCAGGAATCATCATCAACCTCGTTTGGAAAGGCGGCGGCGAAACAGCCAAATATGGTTTCGCTCCAGAAGTTGCAGCTGCGCCGGAAAGCTGGATGGGCGTTTTCCTGCTCGGACTTGAAAAAGCCTCTTTCGGAATTTTACAGCTGGCGATCATCGTCATCCCGTTGATGCTGATGATTCAAATATTAAAAGATAAAGGCTTTTTGCAGCGCATCTCCAATTCGATGGGACCATTGACTCGATTGCTGGGCATCCAGAAAAATGCTTCGCTGACATTGGCATCAGGCTTGGTGTTTGGTCTAGCCATGGGAGCGGGCGTTATGATTCAAGCAGTTCAGGAAGATGGCGTCAGTAAAAAAGATGCCACATTGGCCTTTATCTTTCTAGTGGCTTGCCATGCCATTGTGGAAGATACGCTTATTTTCGTTCCACTTGGCATCCCCATATGGCCATTGTTTATCATACGCCTTGTTACAGCACTGGTCTTAACGATTTTTGTTTCTTATGTATGGCGGAAAACAGAAGAAAACCGGAAGGAAGTGCTTTCCTCGTGA
- the ppaX gene encoding pyrophosphatase PpaX: MAENRRKPEGSAFLVTKDINALLFDFDGTLLDTNELIIQTFLSVLDEHFPGRFERQEVLHFIGPSLEQTFTAIAPERTAELTEQYRAINKTLHDELVTEYDGVAETLRLLKNRGLKMAIVSTKRGASIKHGLELMGVGNIFDVIVSLDEVKEPKPDPEPILLALEQLNAAPGEALMIGDNSHDIEGGQNAGVRTAGVAWSVKGEEFLAGFNPDYMLQHISDLLHLTKEEVQ, translated from the coding sequence ATGGCGGAAAACAGAAGAAAACCGGAAGGAAGTGCTTTCCTCGTGACCAAAGACATCAATGCACTGTTATTCGACTTTGACGGAACGCTGCTCGACACCAATGAATTGATCATCCAAACCTTTCTTTCGGTATTGGACGAGCATTTTCCGGGCCGTTTCGAAAGGCAGGAAGTGCTTCATTTTATCGGGCCTTCACTTGAACAGACGTTTACTGCTATTGCCCCGGAGCGCACAGCAGAACTGACTGAGCAATACCGTGCCATCAATAAAACCTTGCATGACGAGTTGGTAACAGAATATGATGGCGTAGCTGAAACCTTGAGGCTGCTGAAAAACCGCGGCTTGAAAATGGCGATCGTTTCCACCAAAAGAGGGGCTTCCATCAAACACGGACTGGAATTAATGGGAGTCGGAAATATTTTCGACGTCATCGTCAGCCTGGATGAAGTCAAAGAGCCGAAGCCGGATCCAGAACCGATTTTGCTGGCATTGGAACAGTTGAATGCAGCGCCGGGCGAAGCCCTGATGATCGGTGACAATTCACACGATATAGAAGGTGGTCAAAATGCCGGTGTTCGTACTGCCGGCGTCGCCTGGTCCGTAAAAGGCGAGGAATTTTTGGCTGGTTTTAATCCCGACTATATGCTGCAGCACATCAGTGATCTGCTGCATTTGACGAAAGAAGAAGTCCAATGA
- a CDS encoding acyltransferase, which translates to MRNTERHFVTGQNSLWHVYKTVPFWKVVKNFIVIQTARYTPFLPMKNWLYKTFLHMKVGEHSSFALMVMPDVMFPEKITVGKNSVIGYNTTILAHEYLINEYRLGEVIIGDEVLIGANTTILPGVTIGDGAIVSAATLVNKDVPAGAFVGGNPMVIIYTAEQMAERQLKT; encoded by the coding sequence ATGAGAAACACCGAGCGCCATTTTGTCACCGGTCAAAATTCGCTATGGCATGTCTATAAAACCGTGCCGTTTTGGAAAGTCGTTAAAAATTTCATTGTCATTCAAACCGCACGTTATACACCTTTTTTGCCTATGAAAAACTGGCTCTACAAGACGTTTCTGCATATGAAAGTGGGAGAGCATTCTTCTTTTGCGTTAATGGTCATGCCGGATGTCATGTTCCCGGAGAAGATCACGGTCGGAAAGAATTCGGTCATCGGTTATAATACGACCATACTTGCCCACGAATATTTGATTAACGAATATCGATTAGGGGAAGTCATAATAGGAGACGAAGTTTTGATCGGTGCTAATACGACTATTTTGCCTGGAGTGACAATCGGGGACGGTGCCATTGTTTCCGCTGCCACACTGGTCAATAAAGACGTGCCAGCCGGAGCTTTTGTCGGTGGAAATCCGATGGTGATTATTTATACAGCTGAACAAATGGCCGAACGCCAACTAAAAACCTGA
- a CDS encoding ATP phosphoribosyltransferase regulatory subunit translates to MTIQMFEKPLGMRDDFPFIAKKKAELRAKGTSIMQGAGYDLLQTPTLEYYETIGKISAIPDNALFKLLDSQGETLVLRPDMTSPIARVAASKLLKEKMPVRLGYYSNVFRAQKREGGRPAEFEQMGVELIGDDSLYADAEVIILASNILNQLNVKSGRVVIGHTQLLQLILRDFGLDDDQIEVVRAALVSKNGVRFEQLANELIGDTEKAASFKQLIITSSLEDWKPYIDFSNSEQTAFYEEMLKLQTIIQRNGLAEAITYDLSFTSHMTYYTGLVFEIYGAGSGFPLGNGGRYDGLMKQFGLHVGATGFGLRVDRLLEVMPPDKEEEQHILILFDEASEEQAHEQAQQLRESGARATLQYAPAVHALEEFTALFSEVRRLEGAKNG, encoded by the coding sequence ATGACCATTCAAATGTTCGAGAAACCACTGGGTATGCGTGACGATTTCCCGTTTATTGCTAAAAAGAAAGCTGAACTGCGTGCGAAAGGCACATCGATCATGCAAGGTGCTGGATATGATTTGCTTCAAACTCCAACACTGGAGTATTACGAAACAATCGGCAAAATTTCTGCTATTCCAGATAACGCGCTTTTTAAATTGTTGGACAGCCAAGGCGAAACACTGGTCCTTCGTCCCGACATGACTTCCCCAATTGCACGGGTGGCGGCATCAAAATTGCTGAAAGAAAAAATGCCGGTCCGGCTCGGGTATTATTCCAACGTTTTTCGGGCACAAAAGCGGGAAGGCGGCCGGCCGGCAGAATTCGAACAAATGGGCGTCGAACTGATCGGCGATGATTCGCTTTACGCAGATGCAGAAGTGATTATCCTGGCCTCGAATATCTTAAACCAGTTGAACGTTAAATCTGGCCGTGTCGTCATTGGCCATACACAATTGCTGCAGCTCATATTAAGGGATTTTGGATTGGACGATGATCAAATAGAAGTGGTCCGTGCTGCTCTTGTATCGAAAAACGGTGTCCGTTTTGAACAACTGGCCAATGAATTGATCGGGGATACAGAAAAAGCGGCTTCTTTTAAACAATTAATCATCACGTCATCTTTAGAAGACTGGAAACCATACATTGATTTTTCAAATAGTGAACAAACAGCGTTTTATGAAGAAATGCTGAAACTGCAGACCATCATCCAAAGAAACGGACTGGCGGAAGCCATCACTTATGATTTATCCTTTACCAGCCATATGACGTATTACACCGGCCTGGTGTTTGAAATATATGGAGCAGGAAGCGGGTTTCCGCTAGGCAATGGCGGGCGCTATGATGGATTGATGAAACAGTTCGGCTTGCATGTCGGAGCTACAGGATTCGGCTTGCGTGTAGACCGGCTGCTGGAAGTGATGCCGCCGGACAAAGAGGAAGAGCAGCATATATTGATTTTATTTGACGAAGCCAGCGAAGAACAGGCACATGAGCAAGCGCAGCAATTGCGCGAATCCGGAGCAAGAGCCACGCTCCAATATGCTCCGGCTGTACACGCGCTAGAAGAGTTTACTGCATTGTTCAGCGAAGTAAGACGATTGGAAGGTGCTAAAAATGGATGA